The following proteins are encoded in a genomic region of Arcobacter suis CECT 7833:
- the der gene encoding ribosome biogenesis GTPase Der — MDKTLKKIALIGQPNVGKSSLFNRIANKRIAIVSDMAGTTRDIRKHEIEILDRKALMLDTGGIDETNDAIFSNVKRKAIETAKEADIILFMVDGKNIPDDKDKELFYELQRLGKELALVVNKIDNDKELERLWEFFEFGIGEENLFGVSVSHNRGTKNLFDWIYQHLPVNLETVALEEAEALKKEKEANFDFDDEEDFSSEENNDFESVLPEDMPDEELIDNNIKVAIIGKVNVGKSSILNAIVGAERSVVSPIAGTTIDPVDESFEYQDKNVTFVDTAGLRRRGSIEGIEKFALMRTKEMLEKANMALVILDASKELSDLDEKIAGLVDEYGLATIIVLNKWDENMETFQKMEEEIRRRFRFLSYAPIIAVSAKTGRSIERLKDKIIEIFNNYTQRIPTSKLHRVIEEAVSRHSLPSPNGAYLRIYYTTQFDIKPPRIALVMNKPNLLHFTYKRYLINYLRDNFNFEGTPIHVIARGKHDKMGDEEYLERDTK, encoded by the coding sequence ATGGATAAAACGTTAAAAAAAATTGCTCTAATTGGGCAACCAAATGTAGGAAAATCTTCATTATTTAATAGAATTGCAAATAAAAGAATTGCAATTGTATCTGATATGGCTGGAACTACAAGAGATATTAGAAAACATGAAATAGAAATATTAGATAGAAAAGCATTAATGCTTGATACTGGTGGTATCGATGAAACTAATGATGCTATATTTTCAAATGTAAAAAGAAAAGCTATTGAGACGGCAAAAGAGGCTGATATAATACTTTTTATGGTTGATGGTAAAAACATACCAGATGATAAGGATAAAGAATTATTTTATGAGCTTCAAAGATTAGGAAAAGAATTAGCTTTAGTTGTAAATAAAATTGATAATGATAAAGAATTAGAAAGACTTTGGGAGTTTTTTGAGTTTGGAATAGGGGAAGAAAATCTTTTTGGAGTTTCAGTTTCACATAATAGGGGAACTAAAAATCTATTTGACTGGATTTATCAACACCTTCCAGTTAATCTTGAAACTGTAGCTCTTGAAGAAGCAGAAGCTTTAAAAAAAGAAAAAGAAGCAAATTTTGATTTTGATGATGAAGAAGATTTTTCAAGTGAAGAAAACAATGATTTTGAATCAGTTTTACCTGAAGATATGCCAGATGAAGAGCTAATAGACAATAATATTAAAGTAGCAATCATTGGAAAAGTAAATGTAGGAAAATCTTCTATTTTAAATGCCATTGTTGGTGCTGAAAGATCAGTGGTTTCTCCAATTGCAGGAACTACAATTGACCCTGTTGATGAATCTTTTGAATATCAAGATAAAAATGTAACATTTGTTGATACAGCAGGTTTAAGAAGAAGAGGAAGTATTGAGGGAATTGAAAAATTTGCCTTAATGAGAACAAAAGAGATGTTAGAAAAAGCAAATATGGCTTTAGTTATATTAGACGCTTCAAAAGAACTTTCTGATTTAGATGAAAAAATTGCAGGACTTGTTGATGAATATGGACTTGCAACTATTATTGTTCTAAATAAATGGGATGAAAATATGGAAACATTCCAAAAAATGGAAGAAGAAATTAGAAGAAGATTTAGATTTTTATCTTATGCTCCAATTATTGCAGTTTCTGCAAAAACAGGAAGAAGCATTGAAAGATTAAAAGATAAAATTATAGAAATCTTCAATAACTATACTCAAAGAATTCCTACTTCAAAATTACATAGAGTAATTGAAGAAGCAGTAAGTAGACATTCACTTCCAAGTCCAAATGGTGCATATTTAAGAATTTATTATACAACTCAATTCGATATAAAACCACCAAGAATTGCATTAGTTATGAATAAACCAAATCTTTTACACTTTACATATAAAAGATATTTAATAAATTATTTAAGAGATAATTTCAATTTTGAAGGAACACCTATTCACGTAATTGCACGTGGAAAACATGACAAAATGGGTGATGAAGAATATTTAGAAAGAGATACTAAATAA
- a CDS encoding uroporphyrinogen-III synthase: MAKIYLLSNQKYQNVENLEVFHIEYIKSNIDLSFYDALIFTSKNAVYSLDSFNKDWKEIDSYVIAPKTSQVIESLGGKVVFTGITSHGNEFAEELIELLKDKKVLYIKALKTVSNLVGILKENEILIDELIAYKTSCKKTNIILEDSSVFIFTSPSSVECFFKQHIWKDSYKAIVIGKTTAKFLPKEVDYIISSETSIDECINLARQTLL; the protein is encoded by the coding sequence ATGGCTAAAATCTATCTTTTAAGTAATCAAAAATATCAAAATGTGGAAAATTTAGAAGTTTTTCACATTGAATATATTAAATCAAATATAGATTTATCTTTTTACGATGCTTTGATTTTTACTTCAAAAAATGCAGTTTATTCTTTAGACTCTTTTAATAAAGATTGGAAAGAAATTGATTCATATGTGATAGCTCCTAAAACTTCACAAGTTATTGAAAGTTTGGGTGGAAAAGTTGTTTTTACAGGTATTACTTCCCATGGAAACGAATTTGCAGAAGAATTGATAGAATTATTAAAAGATAAAAAAGTACTTTATATAAAAGCTTTAAAAACAGTATCAAATCTGGTTGGCATTCTAAAAGAAAATGAAATTTTAATAGATGAATTAATAGCGTATAAAACTTCTTGTAAGAAAACAAATATAATCTTAGAAGATAGTTCAGTTTTTATTTTTACTTCACCTTCAAGTGTTGAATGTTTCTTTAAACAGCATATTTGGAAAGATTCATATAAAGCAATTGTTATTGGAAAAACTACTGCAAAATTTTTACCAAAAGAAGTTGATTATATAATTAGTTCAGAAACTTCAATTGATGAATGTATAAATCTAGCTCGGCAAACTTTACTTTAA
- a CDS encoding RDD family protein gives MQNNNLQLASMRSRALAYVIDDFLVTIIIIMIFWQSISALSDDMDAMMFFMKTELVTPLIILKVLYHTFFVWYYGATVGKIVAKIRIIDANSWGKVSMFSSFLRSFGRIFSEMFFYIGFLVGFFNDGRKTFHDFVGKTLVVNA, from the coding sequence ATGCAAAATAATAATCTTCAACTAGCTTCAATGCGTTCTCGAGCATTGGCTTATGTAATTGATGATTTTTTGGTAACTATAATTATTATTATGATTTTTTGGCAAAGTATATCTGCTCTTAGCGATGATATGGATGCGATGATGTTTTTTATGAAAACAGAATTGGTAACACCTCTAATTATATTAAAAGTTCTTTATCATACTTTTTTTGTTTGGTATTATGGTGCAACAGTTGGTAAAATAGTTGCAAAAATAAGAATTATTGATGCTAATTCGTGGGGAAAAGTTTCTATGTTTTCATCTTTTTTAAGATCTTTTGGAAGAATTTTTTCTGAAATGTTTTTTTATATTGGTTTTTTAGTTGGTTTTTTTAATGATGGACGAAAAACCTTTCATGATTTTGTGGGTAAAACGTTGGTTGTAAATGCGTAA
- the hpf gene encoding ribosome hibernation-promoting factor, HPF/YfiA family, with protein MNTGIVGRHIDLTDSIKDYINSSVEVFKKYNLDIISVNAIIAQDEKHGKKAFSFEFTLNIAHLDTIVVKQKDKDLYAAIDIAVDRVSKVLRRHHDKIAAHKATKLTEVVATEIQDQIALELEKFEDEITPVRLTSYKPMDIEEALEELKASDAQFKVFYDKDDVMRVLYKSSIQGKFGLY; from the coding sequence ATGAATACAGGTATTGTAGGAAGACACATAGATTTAACAGATTCAATTAAAGATTACATTAATAGCTCAGTAGAAGTATTTAAAAAATATAACTTAGACATTATTTCTGTGAATGCAATTATAGCTCAAGATGAAAAACATGGTAAAAAAGCTTTTTCTTTTGAATTTACTTTAAACATTGCGCACTTAGATACAATTGTTGTAAAACAAAAAGATAAAGATTTATATGCCGCTATTGATATAGCTGTTGATAGAGTATCAAAAGTTTTAAGAAGACATCATGATAAAATTGCAGCTCATAAAGCTACAAAATTAACTGAGGTTGTTGCAACTGAGATTCAAGACCAAATTGCACTTGAATTAGAAAAATTTGAAGATGAAATCACTCCAGTAAGATTAACATCATATAAACCAATGGATATTGAAGAAGCGTTAGAAGAATTAAAAGCATCTGATGCACAATTCAAAGTATTCTATGACAAAGATGATGTTATGAGAGTTCTTTACAAAAGTTCAATCCAAGGTAAATTTGGATTATATTAA
- a CDS encoding SulP family inorganic anion transporter, with translation MHRVKNDIFAGVTAAVVALPLALAFGVASGAGAIAGLYGAIILGFFAAFFGGTPTQISGPTGPMTVIVAATVATFPNDLSTVMTVIFLAGLMQISFGIVGIGKWIKYIPYPVISGFMCGIGVIIIILQINPFLGVEGYGSIVKTLTSLIDTFQKVNYEALIIATVTLAIMFLTPKKISKIVPSALIALVTVTYFSLFMGFQIDTIGEIPMGLPAFVLPISFDILKLNTMLMLSITLALLASIDSLLTSLVADSMTKTKHDPKKELIGQGIGNTICSFFGAIPGAGATMRTVININSGATTKLSGMTHSFTLLVIVLFLAPLASKIPLAVLSGILIKVGFDILDYKFLKILNKITKQDLLIMVTVFLLTVFVDLIMAVGVGITISSIIAVYQVSRATQIKIARSKVSFDIDIENHDVEIIKINGSLFFGTASHLDERLEKIKDTKKVILDCKNVSFLDISAIFILEEIIEKFRTKDLEIILVLKYRHKRKVLAVDTTNLFKSIKIFHTLDDAINYTQKYELVTNG, from the coding sequence TTGCATAGAGTAAAAAATGATATATTCGCTGGTGTAACAGCAGCCGTTGTTGCTCTTCCTTTAGCTTTAGCTTTTGGAGTTGCAAGTGGCGCTGGTGCAATTGCTGGTTTATATGGTGCTATTATATTAGGTTTTTTTGCTGCTTTTTTTGGAGGGACTCCTACTCAAATTTCAGGACCAACTGGTCCTATGACAGTTATTGTTGCAGCTACAGTTGCAACATTTCCAAATGATTTATCAACAGTTATGACGGTAATTTTTTTAGCTGGTCTAATGCAAATTTCTTTTGGAATTGTAGGAATTGGTAAATGGATTAAATATATTCCATATCCGGTAATTTCAGGTTTTATGTGTGGTATTGGAGTTATTATTATAATTCTTCAAATAAATCCTTTTTTAGGTGTTGAAGGATATGGTTCGATAGTTAAAACTCTTACTTCTTTAATTGATACTTTTCAAAAAGTAAATTATGAAGCATTAATAATTGCAACTGTAACCTTAGCTATTATGTTTTTAACACCTAAAAAAATCTCAAAAATAGTTCCATCAGCTTTAATAGCTTTAGTTACAGTAACTTATTTTTCTCTTTTTATGGGCTTTCAAATAGATACTATTGGTGAAATTCCAATGGGATTACCTGCTTTTGTTTTACCAATTTCATTTGATATATTAAAATTAAATACTATGTTGATGTTATCTATAACATTAGCTCTTTTAGCCTCTATTGATTCCTTATTAACTTCCTTAGTAGCTGATTCAATGACTAAAACAAAACATGACCCTAAAAAAGAGTTAATAGGTCAAGGTATTGGAAATACTATTTGTTCATTTTTTGGAGCAATTCCAGGAGCAGGGGCAACAATGAGAACTGTAATAAATATAAATAGTGGAGCAACTACAAAATTATCTGGTATGACTCATTCTTTTACTCTTTTAGTTATTGTTCTATTTTTGGCTCCACTTGCATCAAAAATTCCACTTGCTGTGTTATCTGGGATTTTGATAAAAGTAGGTTTTGATATTTTAGATTATAAATTTTTGAAAATTTTAAATAAAATAACAAAACAAGATTTACTTATCATGGTAACAGTATTTTTACTTACTGTTTTTGTAGATTTAATTATGGCAGTTGGTGTTGGAATTACAATTTCTTCGATAATTGCTGTTTATCAAGTTTCAAGAGCTACACAAATAAAAATAGCTCGTTCAAAAGTCTCTTTTGATATTGATATAGAAAATCATGATGTTGAGATTATTAAAATAAATGGTTCTTTATTTTTTGGAACAGCATCTCATTTAGATGAAAGATTAGAAAAAATTAAAGATACAAAAAAAGTAATCTTAGATTGTAAAAATGTATCATTTTTAGATATTTCTGCAATATTTATTCTTGAAGAAATTATTGAAAAATTTAGAACAAAAGATTTAGAAATAATTTTAGTTTTAAAATATAGACATAAAAGAAAAGTTTTGGCAGTTGACACAACAAATTTATTTAAAAGTATTAAAATTTTTCATACTTTAGATGATGCAATAAATTACACTCAAAAATATGAATTGGTAACAAATGGCTAA
- a CDS encoding LPS-assembly protein LptD, which yields MRKRIISTLLITSSLIYAQELKNEKFQLVAKNVDAVENIITASGDVVIYSPTYYLSANKVIYNKENETFELFDNVLVIKDNNIQTQSDYAFIDLKKDSSNQNPMFLQEQNNKIWINSKTSNKEKEEIQLDSSIISSCDCLDPVWSIRASSADYDTEAKWINAYNPRIYVKDVPVFYSPYLGFPTDTTRRTGLLLPTLGYSGDEGLFYSQPIYFAPAHNYDIELIPQIRTQRGYGAYTYYRYADSPDSLLEMKTGIFKENKDYYLESGLENQEHYGFDLDYQRRSIFAQNGSQDGLFTSLTYFNDIEYITIENNDELTSTDRKVESKINYFYDTSDYYTGVYGRYYIDGSKRSNNETLQELPQVQFHSYNKELIDNLIYSLDTKAVNYTRDDGLTANVYEVSLPLSYSKYLLDDYVYAFIENKTIIDKYDYDNFTNPEYEDGTLVQNRTSVGIGSDLIKPYEDYLHTLNLKAEYIVPKNLDEQGDLYKITTEENSIKENELKAFPINQEEKNIKLSANQSLYDNGSLKQLINHKISQSILYDALNEPKLEDLENYLKFYHEYGSISGKAVYNVEDQQFVENNADTNFVYKDLSLTLGYYKSKDTDNIFNDREDLESYRVITSYKLARDYKVSFYENYNLQDNIRSKQGISFNIDDSCWNIDLRYENEVVPSSRINDESYVAIDQKIVFINIMLKPLGGIKQKYKMEDKNQ from the coding sequence ATGCGTAAAAGAATAATATCTACATTACTTATTACTTCAAGTTTAATTTATGCTCAAGAGTTAAAAAATGAAAAGTTTCAGTTAGTTGCTAAAAATGTTGATGCTGTTGAAAATATAATTACAGCAAGTGGTGATGTTGTAATTTATTCACCAACTTATTATTTGAGTGCGAATAAAGTTATTTATAATAAAGAAAATGAAACTTTTGAACTTTTTGATAATGTTTTGGTAATCAAAGATAATAACATTCAAACACAAAGTGATTATGCTTTTATTGATTTGAAAAAAGATTCTTCAAATCAAAATCCAATGTTTTTACAAGAACAAAATAATAAAATTTGGATAAATTCAAAAACTTCAAATAAAGAAAAAGAAGAGATACAACTTGATAGTTCTATTATTTCATCATGTGATTGTTTAGATCCAGTTTGGAGTATCAGAGCATCAAGTGCAGATTATGATACAGAAGCCAAATGGATAAATGCTTATAATCCACGAATTTATGTAAAAGATGTTCCTGTATTTTATAGTCCTTATTTAGGTTTTCCAACTGATACGACAAGAAGAACTGGACTTTTACTTCCAACTCTTGGATATTCAGGGGATGAAGGATTATTTTATTCTCAACCTATTTATTTTGCACCTGCACATAATTATGATATTGAATTAATACCTCAAATTAGAACTCAAAGAGGCTACGGAGCATATACATATTATAGATATGCAGATTCTCCGGATTCTTTATTAGAGATGAAAACAGGTATATTTAAAGAAAATAAAGATTATTATTTAGAAAGTGGTCTAGAAAATCAAGAACATTATGGTTTTGATTTAGATTATCAAAGAAGAAGTATTTTTGCCCAAAATGGTTCTCAAGATGGATTATTTACTTCACTTACTTATTTTAATGATATAGAATATATTACTATAGAAAATAATGATGAATTAACTTCTACAGATAGAAAAGTTGAATCTAAAATTAATTATTTTTATGATACTTCTGATTATTATACGGGTGTTTATGGTAGATACTATATTGATGGTTCAAAAAGATCAAATAATGAAACTCTACAAGAATTACCTCAAGTGCAATTTCACTCTTATAACAAAGAACTTATTGATAATTTAATTTATTCTTTAGATACTAAAGCTGTAAATTATACAAGAGATGATGGCTTAACGGCAAATGTATATGAAGTAAGTTTACCTTTGAGTTATAGTAAATACTTATTAGATGATTATGTATATGCTTTTATTGAAAATAAAACAATTATCGATAAGTATGATTATGATAATTTTACTAATCCAGAATATGAAGATGGAACTTTAGTTCAAAATAGAACTTCTGTGGGAATAGGAAGTGATTTAATAAAACCTTATGAAGATTATTTACATACTCTTAATTTAAAAGCAGAATATATTGTTCCCAAAAATCTAGATGAGCAGGGTGATTTATATAAAATCACTACTGAAGAAAATTCTATAAAAGAGAATGAACTTAAAGCTTTTCCAATTAATCAAGAAGAAAAAAATATTAAATTATCAGCAAACCAATCTTTATATGATAATGGTAGTTTAAAACAATTGATTAATCATAAAATTTCACAATCAATTTTATATGATGCATTAAATGAACCCAAATTAGAAGACTTAGAAAATTATCTTAAATTTTATCATGAATATGGATCTATTAGTGGGAAAGCTGTTTATAATGTAGAAGACCAACAATTTGTTGAAAATAATGCAGATACAAATTTTGTTTATAAAGATTTATCTTTGACTCTTGGTTATTATAAATCAAAAGATACAGATAATATTTTTAATGATAGAGAAGATTTAGAATCTTACCGGGTTATAACTTCATATAAACTAGCAAGAGATTATAAAGTTTCTTTTTATGAAAATTATAACTTACAAGATAATATTAGAAGTAAACAAGGGATTAGTTTTAATATAGATGATAGTTGTTGGAATATAGACTTAAGATATGAAAATGAAGTTGTACCTTCTTCTCGTATAAATGATGAATCATATGTAGCGATAGATCAAAAAATTGTATTTATCAATATTATGTTAAAACCATTAGGTGGAATTAAACAGAAATATAAAATGGAAGATAAAAATCAATGA
- a CDS encoding CREC-EF hand family protein has product MTISSYSSMGMMLPVSNISKDIISKSDTNSDSSLSIEELGIDEDQFSALDSNSDSLVTQDEIASAIDSKLASFDGEMPSKEEFSSLLSDLGLEMPEPPTSKQSSASGDDFSSLIMSQYDSDGDSLLSSSEVSVLSDEEFSALDTDTDGSISAEELSGAYEQVASASGATQSAPPSGGGGGGASSSEEEYDELDTNEDGIVSQEEKNAALGISTNSETSSTATASNDETKNTLKLLLDTIKLNSKNSSEELNLSSFQNIMKMMNNQSNNNELNTYVSNLSTSTTASKFSYA; this is encoded by the coding sequence ATGACAATTTCTTCGTATAGTTCTATGGGTATGATGTTACCTGTAAGTAATATTTCAAAAGACATCATTAGTAAAAGTGATACGAATTCTGATTCATCTTTGAGTATTGAAGAGTTAGGAATAGATGAAGATCAATTTTCTGCTTTAGATTCAAATAGTGATAGTTTAGTTACTCAAGATGAAATTGCAAGTGCAATAGATAGTAAATTAGCATCTTTTGATGGAGAAATGCCATCAAAAGAAGAGTTCTCAAGTTTACTTTCAGATTTAGGACTTGAAATGCCTGAACCTCCTACATCAAAACAAAGTAGTGCTTCTGGTGATGATTTTAGTTCTTTAATAATGTCACAATATGATTCAGATGGAGATTCACTACTTAGCTCAAGTGAAGTTTCAGTATTAAGTGATGAAGAATTTTCAGCTTTAGATACGGATACGGATGGTTCAATATCAGCTGAAGAATTAAGTGGTGCTTATGAACAAGTTGCAAGTGCTAGTGGAGCAACGCAATCTGCACCACCATCAGGTGGAGGAGGCGGTGGAGCTTCTTCAAGTGAAGAAGAATATGATGAGTTAGATACAAATGAAGATGGTATTGTTTCTCAAGAAGAAAAAAATGCAGCTCTTGGAATATCAACAAATAGTGAAACTTCATCAACTGCCACAGCATCTAATGATGAGACAAAAAATACTTTAAAATTATTACTTGATACTATTAAACTAAATAGCAAAAATAGTTCAGAAGAGTTAAATTTAAGTAGTTTCCAAAATATTATGAAAATGATGAATAATCAAAGTAATAATAATGAATTAAATACTTACGTATCAAATTTATCAACATCTACTACTGCTTCTAAATTTAGTTATGCGTAA
- the fliD gene encoding flagellar filament capping protein FliD codes for MAEGILGLGSSGSVDLSSELLTKLKTAESTSILDPITAEKEDTQAEIDALDKIETMVSEFLDLVKDLDLFTSKTNIFNQISASTTGSSASFDATDSSNLNPGTITVNVTQLAQKDVYQSNNISDKTATLDSGTISITVGEETYDFSTDGKTYETLVSEMSNYPDLDVSLEQVGDSSYRMIVKSSGSGTSNAITISQTGVDLGLEESNHVLTAQNMKATVDGIDYDLSSNKLTMQSGLIIKMVDEGTSSITMERDDASIVESITSIADKYNDLVDLVNSYILGDEENPAVISDSSTLKSMMNSIKDILFDSYGLNNEENLFKYGISFDSDGYMQVNETELSTALTDNYDDLKELFVGYAEKEGIGTRLKSYLDSLDNLLDGLLTTYDDKLSTRLSTLTSDYETASEKLDEKYEQMASQFASYTVLITQMENDFASLQSIIDSENS; via the coding sequence AGCTGAAATAGATGCTTTAGACAAAATTGAAACTATGGTTTCAGAATTTTTAGATTTAGTAAAAGATTTAGATTTATTTACAAGTAAAACAAATATTTTTAATCAAATAAGTGCATCAACAACAGGATCTTCAGCTTCTTTTGATGCAACAGATTCTTCAAATCTAAATCCAGGAACAATAACAGTGAATGTTACTCAGTTAGCACAAAAAGATGTTTATCAATCAAATAACATATCAGATAAAACTGCCACTTTGGATAGTGGAACAATAAGTATAACAGTAGGAGAAGAGACCTATGACTTTTCAACTGATGGTAAAACTTATGAAACTTTAGTTTCAGAAATGAGTAATTATCCAGATTTAGATGTTTCCTTGGAACAAGTAGGTGATAGTAGTTATAGAATGATTGTAAAAAGTAGTGGAAGTGGAACATCAAATGCTATAACTATTTCACAAACAGGAGTTGATTTAGGATTAGAAGAATCAAATCATGTTTTAACTGCTCAAAATATGAAAGCAACAGTTGATGGAATAGATTATGATTTATCTTCAAATAAATTAACTATGCAAAGTGGTTTAATAATTAAAATGGTTGATGAAGGAACTTCTTCTATAACAATGGAAAGAGATGATGCTTCAATCGTAGAATCAATAACAAGTATTGCAGATAAATATAATGATTTAGTTGATTTAGTAAATTCTTATATTTTAGGTGATGAAGAGAATCCAGCTGTAATTTCAGATTCAAGTACACTTAAAAGTATGATGAATTCTATAAAAGATATTTTATTTGATAGTTATGGTTTAAACAATGAAGAAAATCTATTTAAGTATGGAATTTCTTTTGATAGTGATGGTTATATGCAAGTCAATGAAACAGAATTATCAACAGCATTAACTGATAATTATGATGATTTAAAAGAGTTATTTGTAGGATATGCAGAAAAAGAAGGAATTGGTACAAGACTTAAATCTTATTTAGATTCTCTTGATAATTTATTAGATGGATTATTAACAACTTATGATGACAAATTAAGTACAAGATTATCAACTTTGACAAGTGATTATGAAACAGCATCAGAAAAATTGGATGAAAAATATGAACAAATGGCTTCTCAATTTGCTTCATATACAGTATTAATTACACAAATGGAAAATGATTTTGCTTCTTTACAATCAATTATTGATAGTGAAAATTCTTAA
- the purD gene encoding phosphoribosylamine--glycine ligase, whose translation MNILILGNGGREFSIGLAIYKENAHNLFFMPGNGATDRLGTNINIKDYNQLALWAKDNSIDLTIVGPEAPLVDGVVDIFKENNLTIFGPSAAAAQLEGSKVYMKNILKKYNIPTAAFIETSNEKEAHDFIDTMNLPIVVKADGLCAGKGVIIAQSKDEAKIAASDMLSGASFGDAGTSIVVEEYLDGYELSVFAICDGENYKILPAAQDHKRIGDGDTGPNTGGMGAYAPTPLVNDDIYRKLEERVIKPTLKGMQQEGAPYEGVLFIGVMVVRGEPIILEYNVRFGDPECEILMPLLETPVSELFYKGATKQLDKLDIKIKNEFSVGVVMASENYPYGSSIPAEIIVDKIVDADLLGNSHISYAGVEKIDDKLMATGGRVLVCVGFGKSIKEARDRAYALCGQVHFAGKKCRTDIAYQALK comes from the coding sequence GTGAATATATTGATACTTGGTAATGGCGGTAGAGAATTCTCTATTGGATTAGCAATATACAAAGAAAATGCTCATAATCTATTTTTTATGCCAGGAAATGGTGCAACTGACAGATTAGGAACAAATATAAATATTAAAGATTATAATCAATTAGCTCTTTGGGCAAAAGATAATTCTATTGATTTAACAATTGTAGGACCAGAAGCTCCATTAGTAGATGGTGTTGTTGATATATTTAAAGAAAATAATTTAACTATTTTTGGACCAAGTGCAGCAGCAGCTCAACTTGAGGGTTCAAAAGTTTATATGAAAAATATATTAAAAAAATATAACATACCAACAGCAGCGTTTATAGAGACTTCAAATGAAAAAGAAGCTCATGATTTTATCGATACTATGAATTTACCAATTGTTGTAAAAGCAGATGGTTTATGTGCCGGAAAAGGTGTAATTATTGCTCAATCTAAAGATGAAGCAAAAATAGCAGCTTCTGATATGCTTTCAGGTGCTTCATTTGGAGATGCTGGAACTTCTATTGTTGTGGAAGAGTATTTAGATGGATATGAATTATCTGTTTTTGCTATTTGTGATGGTGAAAACTATAAAATATTACCAGCAGCTCAAGACCATAAAAGAATAGGGGATGGGGATACTGGACCAAATACAGGAGGAATGGGTGCTTATGCTCCAACACCACTTGTAAATGATGATATTTATAGAAAATTAGAAGAAAGAGTAATTAAACCAACTTTAAAAGGTATGCAACAAGAAGGAGCACCATACGAAGGTGTTTTATTCATTGGTGTTATGGTAGTACGTGGTGAGCCAATAATTTTAGAATATAATGTAAGATTTGGTGATCCTGAATGTGAAATTTTAATGCCATTATTAGAAACTCCTGTTTCTGAACTGTTTTATAAAGGTGCAACAAAACAACTAGATAAATTAGATATTAAAATCAAAAATGAATTTAGTGTTGGTGTTGTAATGGCAAGTGAAAATTATCCTTATGGTTCAAGTATCCCTGCTGAAATAATTGTAGATAAAATTGTAGATGCTGATTTACTCGGAAATTCTCACATTTCTTATGCTGGTGTTGAAAAAATTGATGATAAATTAATGGCAACAGGTGGAAGAGTATTAGTTTGTGTTGGATTTGGGAAAAGTATAAAAGAAGCAAGAGATAGAGCATATGCTTTATGTGGACAAGTACATTTTGCTGGTAAAAAATGTAGAACAGATATTGCTTATCAAGCTTTAAAGTAA